Within the Megalops cyprinoides isolate fMegCyp1 chromosome 10, fMegCyp1.pri, whole genome shotgun sequence genome, the region AACGTGCCCTCCCCCAGGTAACCTGACCGCTCCGACGTGCTCTCCCCCAGGCAACCTGACCGCTCCGACGTGCCCCCCCCCTACCGAGGGCTTGCTCTCACTCCTGCTCCTTTGTCGGAGAatgttaacagaaaaaaaccccactaCAGGTGTTGTGAAAGACGACACAGgagacagcagagctgaaagcCCCAAACCGCATCGTAGACCTGACTCATCCTCCAACTGTAAACTGCAACCCAACACCTGAGGTTTTTTATGTGTGCAAAGCAAGCAGAATGTTCTCTTACTTATATATACGCGTAAGCATGTGAACAGCTGGCTTGGTTTGGTTTGGGGTCTAGTctaataaatatgataatgaCATAATCGGTACAAATTATTCAGGAACATCTATGCATTCATCATATTAAAgaaaattatgttttgaatTACTTGTATAAATAGTTCAGATTATCCAGGACAGTGCTATAGGTTGGGTTATAGTTAAAAGTTTGGGTTAGGTTGAGggaaacatatttaatattggAACCTTTAGTCAAGTATGATTTGATTTGATCCTGTTTGCTTAAAGGcacacactgaatcacaaaAGAGGAACACTCTTTGTTAGAATTCAGCCTAGAGAGTTCTATAAAAGGGACACATTCACTTCACAAACTGTGAAGGTGTTTGGTGTTCTATACTAAACAACTGGCGTTGTGGTTTGTGGTGTGCTGAGGTATGTCTGTATGCAGgttcaaaggaaacaaaaaagactttcacagacaaacaaaaactttaTTCAGCTTCAGTTTTCTGTCTTGGtgatacatatttttctttgggaaaaaactgaaatctctcacaaacaaaataaacagccattCTGTAAACATGCAAGAGAACAGTGTTCAGAAATGAAGACACTTCCAGTTTGGGTTTCCATAGGTCTGAGTGACATGCTACATAATACCTGCCTGCTCTAGTAAAGGAGGTTTGGTGATGTATTGCCCACGGTCATAATGCCTCTGTGGATGGCTTTTAACCTGCGCATACCTCGCCAGACCGTGGGGCCATATTCCAAGTGCATCTTTGAAGCCTTCCGTAGAGAAAATGCAAGCACCTTATCAGAGCTCAAACTTTTCATTGAGATCAAAGGGAGGAACTGATGGACCCGTCATTCTCAGATATTCAACAAAATCTAAATAGATGAGCCCCCAGCGAGGCgaagtggggggcggggggcattCCCCGAGGAGTTTGGGATTCCGTGCATTTCTGTCAGTTTGCTCCCTCCCCTCCGACAGCTCACTGGCTGGACACACCGACTGTACGCCCCGAACAGTTTGTGCTCAGCTGTCAGTGGTCAGGCTCGCTCACGACCAACACCGTCAGCACTGCCACCAAAAAAGGCACTGCTGGATACTGGTACTGCGTTGCTGTTGGTAAATCAACTGTACTTTGTGTAAGAATGCATCCAGACAGCTATCACAGAAGGGCTGACATCAGGGTGAGAGAAGGAGTGATATTTACCGGGCTTTACTTTACTCAACACAACATGTTCTATTTTAGCTGCGCATAGATTCATGTGAGAGCTTGCTCTTTCTTTATGTCAACAACAGGGCTGCAAGTTAACAAAAGTCATAGTTTCTCATGAGTATGATCAGAGATTAAATGGGcctatgtgaaaaaaaatcaaagctgttctctctctctttctctctctctctttctccatccagTTCAGTGCATAAACAGCCCTCTAGGGGAGCCTTGCGTGTTAGTTCCAACGCCCgcgtcaaagaaaaaacaacacacaaactgGGCCAGTTTAGGAATGAGGTATGCACGGTTCACCTAACACATCTATTCTCCAGTctacaagaaaaaaagcttAGTGGTTTTCCATTATATAGCAGTGGACAAATATGCAGAATCTGCCCATTTAACACGACAAGTGCGGCAATCCCAGAGCCACTCTATGCTTATCATTTATTACAGTTTATGTGCCTTCCTTGTCATTATGGGATGGGGGGTAGGGTtaagatgacatcactgaaaatgacCAAACATGGAAGAAGTGGGGGAAGACTCTTATCCATCGTCAGGGCAACCATatgttcacagacacaaacatttgCATCAGAGTTAGTTTCCACTTGTCACAGAGAAGTAGTGCACTTACTGgaaaaatgcccccccccccccccaaatcccatGACATAAATACAGCATAACAACCTGACAAGAGAATGAGGAATACAGTACAAGGACATGGTGTCTGTCCACAAGCCCAGTGGCTCTGCTGGGGTTACACAGTGGACTCTTTGGGTCCCTGTTGGGCGGCGTTCTTGCAGTTGTAGAGCCATTTGATGACACGGGCGTTCCTCTCAATGATTGACACCCCCGAGGGCATCTGTTCAGTTAGCTCCTCCTGGAACAGCCCCTCCCCTGAGTGGCGAGAGAACTCGCTGGCCTCCGAGCCCCCGCCTCCCCCGCCACCCCCACTCACGCTGCGCAGGACGAGGGAGAGCGTGTCGGCCGAGCTGCCCCCGGACAGGAAGTTCTCTGGCCCCAGGCGCTCCACCAGGTCCAGGTCCAGCCCGCAATAGTCGAAGAACCTTTCCTTCTCAGACAGAGCCAGCGAGCAGCGGAGCCGCAGGTCCGATTTGGAGCGCTGCAGTCCCCCTGAGCGCAGGGGCACATTCGGCCTCCAGGGGTCTCCGCTGCAGCCGTTGATGCCGTTCTTAGTCCTTTCCAGTGTGCAAGTGCTGCTGGGAGTGGGAGGCCGGCGCTCTGTCTTGCTGAAGCTCTTAGCCTCGTGTCCGCCATCCGGCCCATCCTTCTCGTTGGTCCAGGACATGCGGGATTCCTCATCGCGTGCGGGGGTCCTCTCCTCCCTGATAATCATTTTTGGGGACCCCTCACCCCCACTTTTCTCCCGCATGGAGCCCTGAAAGAGCCGGCGCACAAAGCTGTACCCCTTCAGCTCCCCGTTGGCGGCCCCTGTCCCAGCGCCGCTGGGGTTCTTGCACTCCTTCTTCTGCCGGTAGATGATGAGGGAATCGGGGCGCATCATGCGCTTGCCCGTGCTCCTGCGGAGGATCGGGGCGCTGTGCGGGGCCACCAGCGGGGCGGTGGGAGTGCCCATGCACGGTGCCGTCCTGTTACTACGGTTGCGCTCCTCCACATCCACTGCCTGCCGGTTCTCTTTCTTGGCATCGTCCTCGTTCTCATCGGGCAGGGCGAGTGGGCGGGGGGTGGAGTAGGGGGAGGCAGGTGGCCGGCGAGGGGGGAGGCGGGGCGTGGAGGAGGCTGGCACCGTGAGGGGGCGACGAGGCTGGGGTGGCGGGGTGGCGCAGGGCACCAGCACCGGCTCCTGCTTGGTGTTGATGACCTGCTGGCTCTTCACGTATTTGGCCTTGTCTGCTTCCAGCCGCTCAACTGCGCTGATCGaccggccccgcccccctccgtCCATCTGCCTGCGCAGGTAGTCTGGACCCTTGTTGAGCAGCCGCAGTGGGGAGGGCGAACCAATGGGTGTGAGGGGCTTCATGGTGCGCCGCCCTGCTGGCTAAAGACATCAAAGCAGCAGGGGCAATGGGCTGCTTAGTCCCCACAGCCAGGGGGCGAGGGGCGTTCCCCTGAGAGCGgacacacccccacacctctctccctgactTTTACTGCTGAAACTCTGCAGTCACTTATAAGCTTGTTCTCCTTTACCAGTGATGAATGACAACCAGTGTCTTTGGACCGTGTGAGTATTCAGAGACTGCCAGGATCTTTCAGTGGGCTGCAGTTTGAGCGCAGATCTCACAGAAGTCTGCCTCGGAAGAGCCGACAGGGTACCAATTCCAGCAACCGCAACAGCACGGTTTCCTCCAGAGTCTGCTAAAGTTAGCCTCTGTGAGTCCCTTTGGGAGCCATACAAATTGATATCTATATCTAGTATTTACACAGGCGCTGGGATAAATGGGTTGGGAAGAGGGAAATCCTTTTTCTGCTCTCCAAGCGCGCAGCCAAAGGGGCTGCCCACCAGCCCACAGAAGGCCAGAAATAGCTGTCAGAGTTCACTTTGAATGGGATGCTATTTTTTGcccctgtctttttctctctttctttaacCACGATTCTGTCAATCTCTCTTTTGTGTCAGAATCCCCGGGAGGAGTGCTGTAATGGActtaaatatttgcttttgatGGTTGTCTCGGGGCTCTGGGTCTGTGGGGCGGCGTCTCGGCACCAGGATGCCTCCGGATCCTGCTGGCGCTTGACGGATGGACGCgtttccttcttcttttccaCACCTAGTACTGTCTCTGACCTCTCtccctgtgaaaacacaaatgagagagaaacaaggTGAGCTGAGGCTGCTTTTCTGTAGGGCAGAGAATCTCCCCTGTCAGTGACATATGGCTGAGAGCCCTTAAGCTAGTGAAGTGCCATGGCCATCTCTTCATAGCCCATGGCTCCCAAAGTCTGGGGCCAGCCACACTCCTGAGCCCCACACACCCGgaacaaagctgtttttcccTATGCAGGAAAACGGAAGGCCTCTCATCCCGAGCCGAGCTGGCGTTTTCCTCCACATGTGGCAGCAGCTCAGCTCAGGATGCCAGCTGCACAATCCCACGGCTTTTCAATCAGAAAAGGAATGAAAAGTCTGCAGTTACGTCGATGAAATCTTGCACATCTGTGCCCACCTTAACACTTTTCCATGCTGCGTAACTACGATGATGGTAATGACGAAGGTAACTTGCTGGGTAGATGTCTTCTCGTTGACACCATCAGTCATGCTTTCAGCTGGCACATTGGAATAACATTCTGTTTGATCAGATCTTTCTGAAACAAACTATATGCATATGCCAGAAAAGTAGAGAATCTGACTGGGAATTGTGAGAAACAGCTTTAGGCCATTTTGGTGCAGTCATTCTGGTTTGTGTATACACAGTGAAATTTTAAGGCTTATCCCAATATGTTTCCAATCCATCAGCAATGCATATTACCTTGTTCACTGCAGGCTAATtaacacagggacacagggaaATGAGTTCCCATGTCCACCACAAAGGCTGGCCAGCTGTAAGGCTCTGTTCTTTGTTGGACCAGGCAGTGGGCTTTCAAACACTGCATTGCGCAAATGAGCCCCAGATTCTACCCAGAATTTGCATTCTGTAATGTAGTCCTTAATAATACATGAGTCGGCcgatattttaaaaatccctgCGTAAAAAAGCCCAAACCACTAAAAGTACGAGCGTTCTCTTCGGATGGCGGGAGACAGCGCAGCCGCGATTAAAGGGGACCTGACGCATCCCAATGAAAGGTACATGAAACTGCAGCCGAGTGCGGCACACGCTGTGAAAAGGCTCCGGTTTTTAATGAGCTGTGTACAGAAACATAAGGCTTTATTTTTAGGTTATACAcaaagtgaatgtgtgtgtgtgtatgtgtggggggcATGGGTGGAGGGGGTGTATAATAGGATGGAGCCAAATTTTAGGAGGTTCAGTGAACTGTTGGGAGTGTCTAAATCTGAAGAGAGTTCCCGCACAattaccgtgtgtgtgtgtcagtgtgtcagcgAGCGGCGATAAGGCCCAGCCCTGCAGATGAAAGGCGTTTTGTCTGCCCGGTTGCCTTGCGGATTATCAAGTCTGTGTGGATGCCAGCGTCTTTCTTCCAAActaaaacagagacaggaaaagcAGCTGTGTCTGGCAGGAGCAGAACACTGCCTCTGCGCTTCTCATGCCTCTCAGACCCGCGGGCACAGGTGGCCAGTGATTTCCACTTACTCTTCTTTCCACAAAGAAAGCTACAAGTTGGCAGTAAACATGTGAGCATTCTTTCAAGCAGACACTTGGAGAGAATCGTGCATTGTTTGTGCCAGTGCTGCTGATACAAACGTCTCACTGCGGGGAAAGGGATCAGCTGTTTGAAGACTGAATAAATTCCTTCGGTTGTAATTTTGGCTTCCACCTGCACAGGTAGGCCCCATTCTGGGAAGTTCCATCACATCAGTCTTTTGGATCTGTCTAAACTAGCTTCATATAGAACATATGGGCCCCTAGGATTGGTCAAATAATTCACTGATAAGGACACAAAAATCCAACATACTATTTGTGAACACTTTACCACtcagaaaatatttcatcacTTTAGCTCAGAGATCAAAAACTATGATGGCAAAACCCTGACTGGTTGGTTCCTTTTGCTGCATCACCACCAAGCCCCACAGATGTAGGAAATGGTTGGTACTGTAAACGGACCACCACATCCCGGTATGTAATGTAGGACTAGCTTCTTCAATTGAGCACCAACAACCAGCACCAACATAAAACGTGCTGTAATATTTTTAGGCTTTCCTGACAGTAAGGAACAATAGATGACTTTGTTGACAGGAAATATTCAGTATCCCTGTCTATAGTGAAGAAACCCAGTgttaacatacatacatgtttcCAACACTTGGGAAGTGCTGAGGTGTAGTTCATCCAGGTCAATGCTTTGCAGTGGCACTAAggtttaacacaaacacaaaatcatgacaattttatttttggccAGATTCATGAGGTGGCATTACttcaggatgtgtgtgtgtgtcgggggggggggggcagaaaacaaaaaatagatttaaaaaaaagcaatatcaAAGCCTCATCCAGGCAAGTCAGAATATTGCAGATAAAAATGCCACAAGTCAtgtaattttgtgaaaacaaatcacaaaccCTGCAAAACAAGCATAGCCAAGAAGACTAATTTAGAGGCCCTTCTATCTTTACACGTCCACACCTCGCTCCCTGTGaccccactcccccccaaaAGCCTGTTGCTATAAATCCAGCCTAAAAGGGACTGCAATGTTTTCCAGATGTCAGCCGGGAAGGCTGGGAAATGGCTCTACTGCAGGAAAAATTCCCGGAAGGATTCTCAACAGGTGCTGAGGGGTAACAGCACCCTTGCTGAGGCACACAGTAaaacgggggggtggggggtcataCCTCAAATCACTGGACCCTGGGCTCTTACACAGTCTAAGGctacaatacaacagaaaaaccGCTGGACATGAAAGTGGCAGGATTAAACCACCAAAGCATAAAGAAGATTAAGACATAGCTTTACCCAAATTCGAAATCTCAATCTGTTGTCTTAATGTGCAGGGTATATGGATGGGAGCTTATACACCCATAAGGGTGAGAgtacttttttttgtaatccaGACTCACTGGGGCTGACCGCGGTTaacttttttttggggggggattGATTCTCATAGGAACAAAGGCATCGCGTTCAGTAGCAGTGAATAAACTGAAGGGCATCCGTACAAAGCTGTAACTCCCCACAGTATTTGGGTCAAGGGTAACATTTTTAGGCTGAGCTCCATGTGAATATGAGCCTGGGCTCAGTGCatggagcacacacacagcattctggCCATACTCTAAGGACATCAGTTAGCAGAGCGTTACTCCAAGCTCCAAGTTAAGGAATTCTGGTCTATTTCTCTCATGAGATTGATTGTTATTGCCTCGATGGACACGATGCTCCATGGAAAGGCCTTTAACACGAGCAGTTGCAATaaacagcattcatatttccaAAGTGAGTTCTTGCGCacatattgtatttgttttatttgtatttgcaatttgtttttcacagtttaaaaGTCACTTAAAGTTAATTGGTCAGTGACTCAGGTTGAGTTTTGTTGTTGAGATGAGTTGCTGCACCAGAGTACATCAGTGCAGTACATCATAGCGCCCTCTTCCTGTTTGTACCCATGCAGGAAAGAAGTCTGTTTATAGACCGTAGTGTCCTGAACTGTAGTAGTcccattgtgctggaagtgtaGAGACACTCTGTATCTATGCAAGATAATAAGTGTTGGAACCTTATGTAACAGAGTTAAAATGCAGAACATGAAAAATGCTCAGACAAGCAAAATGggcaaaacacagaaaccacagaACTCAACACACTGAATGTCCACAGGGTTATGTGTCATGGTTGTAGGCATGGCTTCATAAAGGTTTGATGGTTGCTGGAGACCCATGTTCCCCCATGCACAGCAAGAGGGAAGGTCTGCAGGTTCTGCTCTGATGTCACACTGAGTGCAGCCCCTCCCCTGTAAAACCAGGGCGCCCCTAATATCATTTACATGCCAACAATAGACTCTATTGACTCTAATGAGACAAATTTGTGCTCTGCACCTTTTCCTGCCACTCTCCTTAGAACCAGGCCCTCTCAATAATGGCCTGAAGAGCTTCTTCACTCCCCTATGTGAGCAGCAGTTAACCCCCGGTGTGCCTGTCTCTCATCTCAGCATTCATGCAGCTCGGTCGGGGCCGTCTGGAGGCCTGTTCCCGCAGGGCAGACGCAGCTAAGCTATCGTCCATGCTGTGGTAGGAGAACCAGATGTGCTCTGTCCTGTATCAGGACCCCAAACAAAAGGGCCTCAATGCAGAGTGAGGGGGAACTGATGGTGATCATGTGTTGTGTGGATCCCAGCTCAAGGCACTGGGGGAATGAGCTCCTAATGGATTTTCTCGctcaattttgttttaaattgattGGATTATTTGACTGTCCATTAACAGCCCCTGTGTTATAtctgcagtggggggggggggggggtgtcaaagTTCAGCACAAGGTTTGAAGCGTGGGAATGGTATACAGACCCCCTATTTAGCACAGTCCTCTGTGACTCCCATTCTTCCTTAGGGTTTTACTTAATTGCATGCTGCAGGGGGGATATTTCAGTTGGTCCCTTAATTCAGAGGAAGGACATGAAACAGCAGAACACCTTACCATATATTCCTGAGGGCAGggagattgttttttttttaatactaaaacttttttgttctctgtcaCATGACTTCAAACTTGTacagcaccccacccccaccctcattGCACCACAGTCCAGCCACAGCTTTGAGGTTGTACATCTGCTGCCTATTGCTATTGGAGCCAAGGGGCAAAGTTATGCTCTTTCTCCCTGAAACATCTGGCagttctctgctgtgtgtgtgtgtgtgtgtgtgtgtaatgtgtgataGAACAAACCAACCCCTGCATTTCCTGAACCTAAAGTGCTGAACTAAACACTCTGAACTTAACCATCTCCTCTGAGACCCTTTTTACAAGAAACCACTCTTGTTAACACATCTGAACAGCATAAGGCCTTTGAGGCCCCAGGTTCTTTGTGGAACTTTTTTCTTAATACCTTTAATAATTAATTGCCAAAATGTGCTGGCTTTTAATCACAATTGGTCATTAAATCAGCACCACAAAGAAGGACTAACTGTCCCAAGGGCCTGTTCAGGAATGAAAAAAGCCTCACTTTGCAACACTGTCAAAAACGTGCATTATTGATGGGCCCAGACAATGGTCCTGTCTGGCTACACTGGTAAGAGGGAAGACTTGGACGTCACTTCTCATTAGTttacttcagaaaaaaacatgacagtaaaataaaaacagaaacaaaacggGGACACCCAGCGCCTCCTCCCGAGACAAAGCTGGGAAGTATAAATCTGAGTCATTGTGAGGCCTGGAGTGGTGTTAGCTGGGTGATGTATGGGGCTATCTGTCCGCTCTACTGCCATGCAGGGCACTAGCAGGTCAAGGGGGACAGCCTAAAAGCCCCAAAGTACGAGATGGGTACTTAACACATCAAATACCCCTCCCTTTGTCATTTAGAGCTAATGATTGTTAGGCACAACAGTCGTAGCCTTGTGCCAGAAGAGGACCGCTTgcacagacagggacagcaatactcaccccccccccccccccccccccgctcaccCCCATAACAAAAGGACAAGCAGACAATGGCCTCAGCTCCAGTTGTTGGCATTACGGAGCACTGGGGCACGTGTTGTACGTGTGAAATTTGCAGAGTAGCCTAAGGGTAATCTGGCACAATCCTGCAAATTATCCACGTCACTTTCATCCAACACTGTGAATGGGTGTTTGCACTAATTAAGCCTAATAACTGATGTCGCTACATAATGAAAGGTTTGACAAAACAAGCTGCTGCAAAATGTCAGACCAAGGGTTGTGTGTCCTGCCACAGAGCTTACAGAACACAGCAAACTCTCGCAGTGACTGATGACCTGCCACGATAAGGAGTACAGATGGAACATATCACTTACAACAGCCTTTTTGTTTACAGAAGGACGTGAACCATTCCTCCTCAACAACCTGTCTTATCAGTCCGGCATTTGTTATTTCAGGTACGAATGCTCCCCCATAGGGATAGATTTTTAACTAGAATTATCTAGATCAATATCCTTGCCTAAAGTACAACTGAACAGTCCTGCCTCGGATTCAAACAGACAGCCTTCACGAGTCTTCAGATACACATCGCACCACCACCCCACACTGGCTGACAGAGAGGACCAGGCAGCCCCCTCTCGGCTGAGGAATGTTAAGCTGCTGGTGTATTGCCTTACTGCTGATGAATGAAGTAATGAAGGCAAACGCCATGGTGACGGGCAGGGGAGCAGAGCGAAAGAGTATCCCTGTCCTTGACCCCCTGCACTCCAGGTATGTGCAGAAGGCCTGCCCCTTCTGGACAGAGGCATGAGGGGAATGCAGCAAGGCTCCGCCGTGCGAGGGAGAGCTGCTGGGGCCGAGGCCAGGCGGGCGTCCCTCCCGGCCTCTGCACTGTCTGTAACCAGCAGCAGTGAGGCTGCGATGGGCACGCTATGAGCTGCTGCAGGTATGTGCTGAGGCTACGATGGGCACGCTATGAGCTGCTGCAGGTATGTGCTGAGGCTACGATGGGCACGCTATGAGCTGGCGCAGGTATGTGCTGAGGCTACGATGGGCACGCTATGAGCTGGCGCAGGTATGTGCTGAGGCTACGATGGGCACGCTATGAGCTGGCGCAGGTATGTGCTGAGGCTACGATGGGCACGCTATGAGCTGGCGCAGGTATGTGCTGAGGCTACGATGGGCACGCTATGAGCTGGCGCAGGTATGTGCTGAGGCTACGATGGGCACGCTATGAGCTGGCGCAGGTATGTGCTGAGGCTACGATGGGCACGCTATGAGCTGCAGCAGGTATGTGCTGAGGCTACGATGGGCACGCTATGAGCTGGCGCAGGTATGTGCTGAGGCTACGATGGGCACGCTATGAGCTGCTGCAGGTATGTGCTGAGGCTACGATGGGCACGCTATGAGCTGGCGCAGGTATGTGCTGAGGCTACGATGGGCACGCTATGAGCTGGCGCAGGTATGTGCTGAGGCTACGATGGGCACGCTATGAGCTGGCGCAGGTATGTGCTGAGGCTACGATGGGCACGCTATGAGCTGGCGCAGGTATGTGCTGAGGCTACGATGGTCACGCTATGAGCTGCTGCAGGTATGTGCTGAGGCTACGATGGGCACGCTATGAGCTGCTGCAGGTATGTGCTGAGGCTACGATGGGCACGCTAGGAGCTGGCGCAGGTATGTGCTGAGGCTACGATGGGCACGCTATGAGCTGGCGCAGGTATGTGCTGAGGCTACGATGGGCACGCTATGAGCTGGCGCAGGTATGTGCTGAGGCTACGATGGGCACGCTATGAGCTGGCGCAGGTATGTGCTGAGGCTACGATGGGCACGCTATGAGCTGGCGCAGGTATGTGCTGAGGCTACGATGGGCACGCTATGAGCTGGCGCAGGTATGTGCTGAGGCTACGATGGGCACGCTATGAGCTGGCGCAGGTATGTGCTGAGGCTATGATGGGCACGCTATGAGCTGGCGCAGGTATGTGCTGAGGCTACGATGGGCACGCTATGAGCTGGCGCAGGTATGTGCTGAGGCTACGATGGGCACGCTATGAGCTGGCGCAGGTATGTGCTGAGGCTACGATGGGCACGCTATGAGCTGCTGCAGGTATGTGCTGAGGCTACGATGGGCACGCTATGAGCTGCTGCAGGTATGTGCTGAGGCTACGATGGGCACGCTATGAGCTGCTGCAGGTATGTGCTGAGGCTACGATGGGCACGCTATGAGCTGGCGCAGGTATGTGCTGAGGCTACGATGGGCACGCTATGAGCTGCTGCAGGTATGTGCTGAGGCTACGATGGGCACGCTATGAGCTGCTGCAGGTATGTGCTGAGGCTACGATGGGCACGCTATGAGCTGCAGCAGGTATGTGCTGAGGCTACGATGGGCACGCTATGAGCTGGCGCAGGTATGTGCTGAGGCTACGATGGGCACGCTATGAGCTGGCGCAGGTATGTGCTGAGGCTACGATGGTCACGCTATGAGCTGCTGCAGGTATGTGCTGAGGCTACGATGGGCACGCTATGAGCTGCTGCAGGTATGTGCTGAGGCTACGATGGGCACGCTATGAGCTAGCGCAGGTATGTGCTGAGGCTACGATGGGCACGCTATGAGCTGGCGCAGGTATGTGCTGAGGCTACGATGGGCACGCTATGAGCTGGCGCAGGTATGTGCTGAGGCTACGATGGGCACGCTATGAGCTGGCGCAGGTATGTGCTGAGGCTACGATGGGCACGCTATGAGCTGCTGCAGGTATGTGCTGAGGCTACGATGGGCACGCTATGAGCTGGCGCAGGTATGTGCTGAGGCTACGATGGGCACGCTATGAGCTGGTGCAGGTATGTGCTGAGTGTTAGCAGCCTGGATGACTGACTCTGCTGATGTAGTGAAGGGTGTCCTCCAGTTCACACAACTATAAAGTCACGTCCCAGCAGTGATGGAAAGCAGCCAT harbors:
- the si:ch211-107n13.1 gene encoding protein FAM110C; this translates as MKPLTPIGSPSPLRLLNKGPDYLRRQMDGGGRGRSISAVERLEADKAKYVKSQQVINTKQEPVLVPCATPPPQPRRPLTVPASSTPRLPPRRPPASPYSTPRPLALPDENEDDAKKENRQAVDVEERNRSNRTAPCMGTPTAPLVAPHSAPILRRSTGKRMMRPDSLIIYRQKKECKNPSGAGTGAANGELKGYSFVRRLFQGSMREKSGGEGSPKMIIREERTPARDEESRMSWTNEKDGPDGGHEAKSFSKTERRPPTPSSTCTLERTKNGINGCSGDPWRPNVPLRSGGLQRSKSDLRLRCSLALSEKERFFDYCGLDLDLVERLGPENFLSGGSSADTLSLVLRSVSGGGGGGGGSEASEFSRHSGEGLFQEELTEQMPSGVSIIERNARVIKWLYNCKNAAQQGPKESTV